One stretch of Thermococcus sp. 21S9 DNA includes these proteins:
- a CDS encoding ATP-dependent DNA helicase gives MKVDELPVDERLKAVIKERGIEELYPPQAEALKSGVLEGKNLVLAIPTASGKTLVSEIVMVNKLLREGGKAVYLVPLKALAEEKYREFKEWEKLGLKVAATTGDYDSTDDWLGRYDIIVATAEKFDSLLRHGTRWIDDVKLVVADEVHLIGSYDRGATLEMILTHMLDRAQILALSATVGNAEELAEWLDASLVVSDWRPVQLRKGVFHLGTLIWEDGKVQSYPENWYSLVTDAVKRGKGALVFVNTRRSAEKEALALSKLVSSHLTKPEKRALESLASQLEDNPTSEKLKRAIKGGVAFHHAGLSRVERTLIEDAFREGLIKVITATPTLSAGVNLPSFRVIIRDTKRYAGFGWTDIPVLEIQQMMGRAGRPRYDKYGEAIIVARTDEPGKLMERYIRGKPEKLFSMLANEQAFRSQVLALITNFGIKSFPELVRFLERTFYAHQRKDLSSLEYKAKDVVYFLIENEFIDLDLDDSFMPLPFGKRTSQLYIDPLTAKKFKDAFPAIERNPNPFGIFQLIASTPDMATLTARRREMEDYLDLAYELEDKLYASIPYYEDSRFQGFLGQVKTAKVLLDWINEVPEARIYETYLIDPGDLYRLLELADWLMYSLIELYKLFEPKEEILNYLRDLHLRLRHGVREELLELVRLPNIGRKRARALYNAGFTSVEAIANAKPAELLEVEGIGAKILDGIYRYLGIEKRVTEEKPKRKGTLEDFLR, from the coding sequence ATGAAGGTTGACGAACTTCCCGTTGACGAGAGGCTCAAGGCCGTCATCAAGGAGAGGGGAATAGAGGAGCTCTACCCACCGCAGGCGGAAGCTTTGAAAAGCGGTGTATTAGAAGGTAAAAACCTCGTTCTGGCAATCCCAACGGCGAGCGGAAAAACCCTTGTTAGTGAGATAGTTATGGTGAACAAGCTCCTCCGCGAGGGAGGCAAGGCAGTCTACCTCGTCCCCCTCAAGGCCCTCGCCGAGGAGAAGTACCGCGAGTTCAAGGAGTGGGAGAAGCTGGGCCTGAAGGTTGCCGCTACAACCGGCGACTACGACTCAACCGACGACTGGCTCGGGAGGTACGACATAATAGTCGCCACAGCGGAGAAGTTCGACTCGCTATTGAGGCACGGCACGAGGTGGATTGACGACGTTAAGCTCGTGGTTGCCGACGAGGTTCACCTAATCGGCTCGTACGACAGGGGAGCGACGCTCGAGATGATTCTAACCCACATGCTCGACAGGGCGCAGATTTTAGCTTTGAGCGCGACCGTCGGCAACGCGGAGGAGCTGGCTGAATGGCTCGACGCATCGCTCGTCGTCAGCGACTGGAGGCCAGTTCAGCTAAGAAAAGGGGTTTTCCACCTCGGGACGCTCATATGGGAGGACGGGAAGGTTCAGAGCTACCCCGAGAACTGGTACTCCCTCGTTACCGATGCCGTGAAGAGGGGCAAGGGCGCGCTCGTCTTCGTTAACACGAGGCGCTCGGCCGAGAAGGAAGCCCTAGCCCTCTCGAAGCTCGTATCGTCTCACCTGACCAAGCCCGAGAAGCGGGCGTTGGAAAGCCTCGCCAGCCAGCTCGAGGACAATCCCACGAGCGAGAAGTTAAAGAGGGCCATCAAAGGTGGAGTCGCCTTCCACCACGCCGGGCTGAGCAGGGTTGAGAGAACCCTCATCGAGGACGCCTTCCGGGAGGGTTTAATCAAGGTAATCACCGCGACGCCGACCCTCTCGGCGGGTGTCAATCTCCCCTCATTCAGAGTAATAATTCGCGATACCAAGCGCTACGCCGGTTTCGGCTGGACCGACATTCCCGTTTTGGAAATCCAGCAGATGATGGGGCGCGCTGGAAGGCCGAGGTACGACAAGTACGGCGAGGCGATAATAGTTGCCAGAACCGACGAGCCGGGCAAGCTGATGGAGCGCTACATTCGGGGAAAACCGGAGAAGCTCTTCTCGATGCTCGCCAACGAGCAGGCCTTCAGGAGTCAGGTTTTGGCCTTAATCACCAACTTCGGAATCAAAAGCTTCCCCGAGCTCGTCCGCTTCCTTGAGAGGACCTTCTACGCCCACCAGAGGAAGGATTTGAGCTCGCTCGAGTATAAAGCCAAAGACGTGGTCTACTTCCTCATAGAGAACGAGTTCATTGACCTTGACCTCGATGATAGCTTCATGCCGTTGCCCTTCGGCAAGAGAACGTCTCAGCTCTACATAGACCCGCTCACGGCCAAGAAGTTCAAGGACGCCTTTCCGGCAATCGAGCGGAATCCGAACCCCTTCGGAATCTTCCAGCTCATAGCCTCAACGCCGGACATGGCGACTTTAACAGCGAGGAGGCGCGAGATGGAGGACTATCTCGATTTAGCTTACGAGCTCGAGGACAAGCTCTACGCGAGCATACCCTACTACGAGGACTCGCGCTTCCAGGGCTTCCTCGGGCAGGTGAAGACGGCAAAGGTTCTCCTCGACTGGATTAACGAGGTTCCTGAGGCGAGGATTTACGAGACCTATCTAATAGACCCCGGCGACCTCTACAGGCTCCTTGAGCTTGCCGACTGGCTCATGTATTCCCTCATCGAGCTCTACAAGCTCTTCGAGCCGAAGGAGGAAATCCTTAACTACCTCCGCGACCTGCACCTTCGCCTGAGACACGGCGTTAGGGAGGAGCTCCTCGAACTCGTCAGGTTGCCAAACATTGGAAGGAAGAGGGCGAGAGCTCTCTACAACGCCGGTTTTACGAGCGTTGAGGCGATAGCGAACGCAAAACCCGCTGAACTCCTCGAAGTCGAGGGGATAGGTGCCAAAATCCTCGACGGAATCTACCGCTACCTCGGAATCGAGAAGAGAGTGACCGAAGAAAAGCCGAAGAGAAAGGGAACGCTGGAGGACTTCCTCAGATAG
- a CDS encoding ABC transporter substrate-binding protein — MRGKTAATLLMVFLVAFSVVASGCISGGSTGQTTTISPAGSSTQSSSSTSSTTSSSSATTVQPSKAVTYIEQHLSKATVVETPKYVVVVGPEGSGAKVSNLPDKPVIVVSYKVNEQKTPSIEELMKNQQGFGQINPAFLRDPNMDALIQLARQVTDLELREALYNALYILANKEVPEIILGDTKATRVYWNWVHNWYYNPVLAPRWDLVMEDKNAPSVSIGIGDYKNEPGTIVETTIGWPSSFDPAFDYETFGWALYHNVGDTLVTYWENETKKVSPDLAVAWAHNKDGTVWYFVIRGGVKAYDPKTGKLYPINATDVEFEFWRILRAGYSVNWMLATYTDLKKSYAMSDQEFEKELQNGGIIADFNGKTKEVKSLDELLQFFGYSGPTAGVYKLVLPHPYGGILSVLADPYLMVIPAKYMLGDKYEEAMKAAKWGRDPEAWNNYIQEGSKDPIHMMLQNNYIGVFTGPFYIKDAKQNSYIILERNPYYWNSSVWSKLEEKNPNYVTTKRVIYVLSDDATTRISLFQKGVADIAAVPVDRLDAVKGLKLGNFESKIDSFVTPTMVFIVLNAAKKPFDNQLVREALAWATPYEQIYQAVYKGYMVPNYGPIPIGWLGYTECCVNKYKYNIAKALQLIRQSGINPSDYTISIYYNTGNTQREKIATLLQNTWGQLGFKISVTPLSWPTLLSKTSSGDFDVYIVGWAPDFLDPDDYVGPFLQSAVVFDSLNYEIING, encoded by the coding sequence ATGAGGGGAAAAACTGCAGCAACTCTCTTGATGGTCTTTTTGGTGGCTTTTTCTGTAGTGGCCAGTGGCTGTATCAGCGGTGGTAGCACCGGCCAGACAACTACTATCAGTCCCGCTGGGTCAAGCACCCAGAGCTCCTCAAGCACTTCTTCTACAACGTCCTCAAGCTCAGCCACTACCGTTCAGCCCTCCAAGGCTGTAACGTACATTGAACAGCACCTCTCGAAAGCTACCGTAGTTGAAACGCCCAAGTACGTCGTTGTCGTTGGTCCCGAGGGAAGCGGTGCCAAGGTCTCAAACCTTCCGGACAAGCCTGTTATAGTCGTCTCCTACAAGGTCAACGAGCAGAAGACTCCAAGCATTGAGGAGTTAATGAAGAACCAGCAGGGATTCGGTCAGATAAACCCCGCCTTCCTCCGTGACCCGAACATGGATGCTCTAATTCAGCTCGCGAGGCAGGTTACCGACCTTGAGCTTAGAGAGGCCCTCTACAACGCCCTCTACATCCTCGCCAACAAGGAGGTTCCCGAGATAATCCTTGGTGACACCAAGGCCACCCGTGTCTATTGGAACTGGGTGCACAACTGGTACTACAACCCGGTTCTTGCCCCGCGCTGGGACCTCGTCATGGAGGACAAGAACGCCCCGAGCGTCAGCATAGGAATCGGTGATTACAAGAACGAGCCCGGAACCATTGTCGAAACCACCATCGGATGGCCGAGCTCCTTCGACCCAGCCTTCGACTACGAGACCTTCGGATGGGCCCTCTACCACAACGTCGGTGACACACTCGTTACCTACTGGGAGAACGAGACCAAGAAGGTCTCACCCGACCTCGCGGTTGCCTGGGCCCACAACAAGGACGGAACCGTCTGGTACTTCGTCATCCGCGGTGGAGTAAAGGCCTACGACCCCAAGACCGGCAAGCTCTACCCGATTAATGCCACCGACGTCGAGTTCGAGTTCTGGCGCATCCTCAGGGCCGGCTACTCGGTCAACTGGATGCTGGCAACCTACACCGACCTCAAGAAGAGCTACGCCATGAGCGACCAGGAGTTCGAGAAGGAGCTCCAGAACGGAGGCATCATAGCGGACTTCAACGGCAAGACCAAGGAAGTTAAGAGCCTCGATGAGCTCCTCCAGTTCTTCGGCTACAGCGGGCCAACCGCTGGAGTTTACAAGCTCGTCCTTCCGCACCCATACGGTGGTATACTCAGCGTCCTCGCCGACCCGTACCTCATGGTCATCCCGGCCAAGTACATGCTCGGTGACAAGTACGAGGAGGCAATGAAGGCCGCCAAGTGGGGCAGGGACCCCGAGGCCTGGAACAACTACATCCAGGAGGGTTCAAAGGACCCGATACACATGATGCTCCAGAACAACTACATCGGAGTCTTCACCGGACCGTTCTACATCAAGGACGCCAAGCAGAACAGCTACATAATCCTCGAGAGGAACCCGTACTACTGGAACTCCAGCGTCTGGAGCAAGCTTGAGGAGAAGAACCCGAACTACGTCACCACCAAGCGCGTCATCTACGTCCTCTCTGACGACGCAACGACCAGAATAAGCCTCTTCCAGAAGGGCGTTGCCGACATCGCGGCGGTTCCGGTTGACAGGCTTGACGCCGTCAAGGGACTCAAGCTCGGCAACTTCGAGTCCAAGATTGACTCGTTCGTCACCCCGACCATGGTCTTCATAGTCCTCAATGCCGCCAAGAAGCCCTTCGACAACCAGCTGGTCAGGGAAGCCCTCGCGTGGGCTACCCCGTACGAGCAGATTTACCAGGCGGTTTACAAGGGCTATATGGTGCCCAACTACGGACCGATTCCGATTGGATGGCTTGGCTACACCGAGTGCTGTGTCAACAAGTACAAGTACAACATCGCCAAGGCCCTCCAGCTCATCAGGCAGTCCGGCATTAACCCGAGCGACTACACGATAAGCATCTACTACAACACCGGAAACACCCAGCGTGAGAAGATAGCCACCCTCCTCCAGAACACCTGGGGACAGCTCGGCTTCAAGATTTCGGTAACTCCACTCTCCTGGCCGACCCTCCTCAGCAAGACCTCCAGCGGTGACTTCGACGTCTACATCGTCGGATGGGCGCCGGACTTCCTTGACCCGGACGACTACGTCGGCCCGTTCCTCCAGAGCGCGGTCGTCTTCGACAGCCTCAACTACGAGATTATAAACGGCTGA
- a CDS encoding ABC transporter permease, protein MAGLGKFLVRRALTFIPTLIGVTLIVFVIAYVIPANPVRAWAGGEKASQAAIEMIKKEYHLDQPWYDQYIFLVKGLFTNSLLDPLNQEPVFDNIGNRFIVTFQLALFAFFFVVLIGLPLGIISALKRNSATDMVLRILALVFISTPIYVIAYLFIWLFFIHWNMTTLAGIPPGPPHTITHIPVIDDILTLNWGNFVQQVKRFWLPGFTLGIAAAGVLMRFTRNSFLEAYSRDSTLFLKAKGVPKSRLYRHVLKNALVPVITILALQFGGLLAGTPITETVFNLPGIGRYALQAIMYLDFPALIGVTFLYAIVFVTANLIADILYAIIDPRVRF, encoded by the coding sequence GTGGCAGGGCTTGGAAAGTTCCTCGTTAGAAGGGCTCTGACATTCATCCCAACGCTTATCGGAGTTACGCTCATCGTTTTTGTTATCGCCTACGTCATCCCGGCCAATCCCGTTCGCGCGTGGGCCGGTGGCGAGAAGGCTTCTCAAGCCGCGATAGAGATGATTAAGAAGGAGTACCACCTTGACCAGCCCTGGTATGACCAGTACATCTTTCTTGTTAAGGGTCTCTTCACGAACTCGCTTCTCGACCCCTTGAATCAGGAGCCGGTTTTTGACAACATAGGTAATCGTTTCATTGTGACGTTCCAACTGGCGTTGTTTGCGTTCTTCTTCGTGGTGTTGATAGGCCTCCCCCTCGGTATAATCTCGGCCCTCAAAAGGAACTCCGCGACCGATATGGTGCTCAGGATACTCGCCCTTGTGTTCATCTCAACGCCAATCTACGTCATAGCCTACCTATTCATATGGCTGTTCTTCATCCACTGGAACATGACGACACTGGCGGGAATTCCACCGGGACCACCCCACACGATAACCCACATCCCGGTCATCGATGACATCCTGACGCTCAACTGGGGCAATTTCGTCCAGCAGGTGAAGCGCTTCTGGTTACCGGGCTTCACCCTCGGAATAGCTGCGGCCGGTGTTCTCATGAGGTTCACGAGGAACTCCTTCCTCGAGGCCTACAGCAGGGACAGCACGCTCTTCCTCAAGGCCAAGGGAGTTCCTAAGAGCAGACTCTACAGGCACGTCCTCAAGAACGCCCTCGTCCCCGTCATAACAATCCTCGCCCTCCAGTTCGGCGGACTGCTCGCCGGAACGCCGATTACCGAGACCGTCTTCAACCTCCCCGGAATCGGTCGCTACGCGCTCCAGGCGATAATGTACCTTGACTTCCCTGCCTTGATAGGCGTGACCTTCCTCTACGCCATAGTCTTCGTCACCGCCAACCTGATTGCAGACATACTCTACGCGATAATCGACCCGAGGGTGAGGTTCTGA
- a CDS encoding ABC transporter ATP-binding protein, whose amino-acid sequence MMEPVLKVENLKKHFPVRSLLRTVAWVKAVDGVSFEIQPGETFGLVGESGCGKTTTGRTILRLIEPTDGKITFKGKDVTKLKGKELLWFRRHAQIMFQDPYSSLDPRQTVFNIIMEPVKFHGIEVDDPEEFVIRLLESVGLNEMHLYRYPHEFSGGQRQRIALAKILALQPDFVVLDEPTSALDVSVQANILNTLKDLQKKHGFSYLFISHDLGVVKYMSHRMGVMYLGKLVEVGPAERIFENPLHPYTQMLLSAIPIPDPELARKKKKMEIKGEPPSPINPPKGCRFHPRCPLAKAGLCDKQEPPLVEVEKDHYVACWLYEKA is encoded by the coding sequence ATGATGGAGCCAGTGCTCAAGGTTGAAAACCTCAAGAAGCACTTCCCGGTTAGGAGCCTCCTGAGAACGGTGGCGTGGGTCAAGGCCGTTGACGGCGTCAGCTTCGAGATTCAGCCCGGAGAAACGTTCGGACTCGTCGGCGAGAGCGGTTGTGGAAAGACCACCACGGGGAGGACAATCCTCAGGCTAATCGAGCCGACCGACGGAAAGATAACCTTCAAGGGCAAGGACGTGACCAAGCTCAAGGGCAAGGAGCTCCTCTGGTTCAGGAGGCACGCCCAGATAATGTTCCAGGACCCATACTCGTCGCTCGACCCGAGGCAGACGGTCTTCAACATCATAATGGAGCCGGTCAAGTTCCACGGCATCGAGGTTGACGACCCGGAGGAGTTCGTGATAAGGTTACTCGAGAGCGTCGGCCTCAACGAGATGCACCTCTACCGCTACCCCCACGAGTTTTCCGGAGGACAGAGGCAGAGGATAGCGCTGGCGAAGATACTCGCCCTCCAGCCGGATTTCGTCGTCCTCGACGAGCCGACATCAGCCCTGGACGTTTCGGTGCAGGCGAACATACTCAACACCCTCAAGGACCTCCAGAAGAAGCATGGCTTCTCCTACCTCTTCATAAGCCACGACCTCGGTGTCGTCAAGTACATGAGCCACAGAATGGGTGTCATGTACCTCGGGAAGCTCGTCGAGGTCGGCCCGGCCGAGAGAATCTTCGAGAACCCGCTCCACCCGTACACGCAGATGCTCCTCTCGGCCATACCGATTCCCGACCCGGAGCTGGCGAGAAAGAAGAAGAAAATGGAAATCAAGGGCGAACCGCCAAGTCCGATTAACCCGCCGAAGGGCTGTCGCTTCCACCCGAGGTGCCCGCTCGCCAAAGCTGGCCTCTGCGACAAGCAGGAGCCACCGCTTGTTGAGGTCGAGAAGGACCACTACGTCGCCTGCTGGCTCTACGAGAAGGCCTGA
- a CDS encoding Lrp/AsnC family transcriptional regulator, whose translation MVRSYVLLTVEIGKVESVIEALKQIPGVTKADAVTGPYDAIVHIEAKDLGELTRRILHDIHNIDGVIDTTTAIVVEMEEE comes from the coding sequence ATGGTTAGGTCGTATGTTTTGTTGACTGTGGAAATTGGAAAAGTTGAGAGCGTTATCGAGGCCCTCAAGCAGATACCGGGCGTTACCAAGGCCGACGCCGTCACCGGTCCCTACGATGCCATCGTCCACATCGAGGCCAAGGACCTCGGTGAGCTGACGAGGAGAATCCTCCACGACATCCACAACATCGACGGCGTTATCGACACCACTACCGCCATCGTCGTCGAGATGGAGGAGGAGTGA
- a CDS encoding RNA-binding domain-containing protein — protein sequence MEELFEEVELEAYVYPTEDLEKVKRSMLNLVPDLEFEVFDRGDYVILTGKTRSRKALSRLYELFRGQAILDTARSFLEEGYFGEEIIVKVNKQAAYAGVVNFNEESPLGPITIIIRTKNPRKLMKWLAPRTKDGVPIE from the coding sequence ATGGAGGAGCTGTTTGAGGAAGTCGAGCTCGAGGCGTACGTTTACCCGACCGAGGACCTCGAGAAGGTAAAGAGGTCGATGCTGAACCTCGTGCCGGATTTGGAGTTCGAGGTCTTTGACCGGGGCGATTACGTAATCCTCACCGGGAAGACGAGGAGCAGGAAAGCTCTTAGCAGGCTCTACGAGCTGTTCCGCGGGCAGGCGATACTCGACACCGCGCGCTCTTTCCTCGAGGAGGGCTACTTCGGCGAGGAGATAATCGTCAAGGTGAACAAGCAGGCCGCTTACGCGGGAGTGGTGAACTTCAACGAGGAGAGCCCGCTCGGCCCCATAACGATAATAATCCGCACGAAGAACCCTCGGAAGCTCATGAAGTGGCTCGCCCCGAGGACAAAGGACGGCGTGCCGATTGAGTGA
- a CDS encoding ABC transporter permease, with translation MAENRINDYEEKEEYEMSILDRLSDKLIDGFASFITLFKKDWKRRNQSRIKEWKLMAYAINRSPPTLLGLFIVIVYIFIGIFGPYLAPWPYDFFPVNYNYSTQLAPPGSTYFLNVTELQNGYIIHYTTYIHYPLGSDTYGRDILSILLAGARTALVLDIFIILIGPTIGIILGLISGYYGGKVDEVIMRVTDMFLAFPGLILAIALSAVLPGRIQSFLNTHAWAQTFVLKLFALHPRDVNNLGKLLAVFVALVIVWWPGYARVTRGSTLTEKENLYVEAARAIGLPTRTILFRHILPNIIGPLLVMITMDFGGIILTEAGLSFLGLGAVPPIPDWGNLINQGSQQFPQAWWLVAFPGIVIVTVVLGWNLLGDGLRDVLDPRTRRSLEFKLKKKSKGGEASA, from the coding sequence ATGGCCGAGAACAGGATTAACGATTACGAGGAGAAAGAAGAGTACGAGATGAGCATCCTCGACAGGCTCAGCGACAAGCTCATCGACGGCTTCGCGTCCTTCATAACGCTCTTCAAGAAGGACTGGAAGAGGCGGAACCAGTCAAGGATTAAGGAATGGAAGCTGATGGCCTATGCCATAAACCGCTCTCCCCCGACGCTCTTGGGGTTGTTCATAGTCATCGTCTACATCTTCATCGGAATCTTCGGTCCTTACTTGGCTCCCTGGCCCTACGACTTCTTCCCGGTCAACTACAACTACTCAACCCAGCTCGCACCGCCAGGCTCGACCTACTTCCTCAACGTCACTGAACTCCAGAACGGCTACATAATCCATTACACGACCTACATCCACTATCCGCTCGGTTCGGACACCTACGGTAGGGACATCCTCAGCATACTCCTCGCGGGAGCGAGGACGGCGCTCGTGCTGGACATCTTCATCATCCTCATAGGTCCAACGATAGGAATAATCCTCGGCCTGATTTCGGGCTACTACGGCGGAAAGGTCGACGAGGTAATAATGCGTGTGACCGACATGTTCCTCGCCTTCCCCGGTCTAATCCTCGCGATAGCGCTCTCCGCCGTCCTGCCGGGCAGGATTCAGAGTTTCCTCAACACGCACGCGTGGGCTCAAACCTTCGTGCTCAAGCTGTTCGCGTTGCATCCAAGGGACGTCAACAACCTTGGAAAGCTCCTCGCGGTCTTCGTTGCCCTCGTCATCGTCTGGTGGCCGGGCTACGCGAGGGTGACGCGCGGTTCAACGCTCACCGAGAAGGAGAACCTCTACGTCGAGGCCGCGAGGGCGATAGGCCTGCCGACGAGGACGATACTCTTCAGGCACATACTCCCCAACATCATCGGTCCACTGCTCGTCATGATTACGATGGACTTCGGTGGAATCATCCTCACCGAGGCCGGCCTGAGCTTCCTTGGACTTGGAGCGGTTCCGCCGATACCGGACTGGGGTAACCTCATCAACCAGGGCTCGCAACAGTTCCCGCAGGCCTGGTGGCTGGTCGCCTTTCCGGGAATAGTGATAGTCACCGTCGTCCTCGGCTGGAACCTGCTTGGCGATGGTCTGAGGGACGTCCTTGACCCGAGGACGAGGAGGAGCCTTGAGTTCAAGCTCAAGAAGAAGTCCAAGGGAGGTGAGGCCAGTGCCTGA
- a CDS encoding ABC transporter ATP-binding protein — translation MPEPIIEIRNLSVHFYTYAGVVKAIEDVSFDIYRGETLALVGETGCGKSVTSRAITKLIESPGKIVNGEIIYHRDDGSTVDLLKLSDEEIREIRGNEIAYIFQDPHSSLDPLYTVGYQIGEAMEVHGKVKNIKEGIAKAVNILREVLIPDPENRVKNYPHELSGGMKQRVVIGIGIANNPRLLIADEPTTALDVTVQAQILELLNELKRKYNATVLLITHNLGVVAETAQRVVVMYAGKVVEIGTVDQIFHNPLHPYTAALLRAVPNPLGKIERLESIPGTVPNLITPPKGCRFHPRCPLAEERCRREVPELKEIEPGHFVACHRY, via the coding sequence GTGCCTGAGCCGATAATTGAAATCAGGAACCTCAGCGTCCACTTTTACACCTACGCCGGAGTGGTCAAGGCCATCGAGGACGTGTCCTTTGATATCTACCGCGGTGAAACCCTGGCACTGGTCGGCGAGACCGGCTGTGGAAAGAGCGTCACCTCAAGGGCAATAACCAAGCTCATCGAGAGCCCGGGTAAGATAGTGAACGGGGAGATAATCTACCACCGCGACGACGGCTCGACCGTTGATTTGCTCAAGCTGAGTGACGAGGAAATCAGGGAAATCCGCGGTAACGAGATAGCCTACATCTTTCAGGACCCGCATTCATCGCTCGACCCGCTCTACACCGTCGGCTACCAGATTGGAGAGGCGATGGAGGTTCACGGGAAGGTCAAGAACATCAAGGAGGGCATAGCGAAGGCCGTCAACATACTCCGCGAGGTCCTCATTCCGGATCCCGAGAACAGGGTGAAGAACTACCCGCACGAGCTCAGCGGTGGTATGAAGCAGAGGGTCGTCATAGGAATTGGAATCGCCAACAACCCGCGCCTCCTCATAGCGGACGAGCCCACAACGGCTCTGGACGTCACGGTTCAGGCCCAGATACTCGAGCTACTCAACGAACTGAAGAGGAAGTACAATGCCACAGTCCTTCTCATAACCCACAACCTCGGTGTCGTCGCGGAAACCGCCCAGCGCGTTGTCGTCATGTACGCCGGAAAGGTCGTTGAGATAGGAACCGTTGACCAGATATTCCACAACCCGCTTCACCCCTACACCGCGGCGCTCCTCAGGGCCGTCCCGAACCCGCTCGGAAAGATAGAGAGGCTGGAGAGCATTCCAGGAACTGTGCCGAACCTCATAACGCCACCGAAGGGCTGTCGCTTTCACCCGAGGTGCCCGCTGGCAGAGGAGAGGTGCAGGAGAGAGGTTCCAGAGCTCAAGGAGATAGAGCCGGGCCACTTCGTGGCCTGCCACAGGTACTGA
- a CDS encoding ZIP family metal transporter, whose translation MLEGFIEGLARYLLELSGGSLIWVSFYAGLFVALMTSLGAMVAIFAKRIPEGGVDFSLSFAAGVMIVASFTSLILPGIESAGFPPVALGIALGVLLIYAVDRLLPHEHLVKGYEGPKGMKERLRKVWLLVFALIIHNLPEGLAVGTSLVYNLEVGLITAIAIGIQDFPEGTVVSLPLAVIQKKSLGPVLIGVLSGLAEMVMVILGAVFFTSFAWTLPYGLGLAGGAMLYVTVKEMIPEIYRGEKSETLVTLGFFAGFYVMLLLDSALG comes from the coding sequence ATGTTAGAAGGTTTCATCGAGGGGCTCGCGAGGTACCTCCTCGAACTCAGCGGGGGAAGCCTAATCTGGGTGTCCTTCTACGCCGGCCTTTTCGTCGCGCTCATGACGTCGCTCGGAGCCATGGTGGCCATCTTCGCCAAACGGATTCCCGAGGGTGGCGTTGACTTCTCGCTCAGCTTCGCGGCAGGGGTTATGATTGTCGCCTCGTTCACCTCGCTCATCCTGCCTGGAATAGAGAGCGCCGGGTTTCCGCCCGTGGCCCTTGGAATAGCCCTCGGCGTCCTGCTGATTTACGCCGTTGACAGGCTTCTGCCCCACGAGCACCTCGTTAAGGGCTACGAGGGACCGAAGGGGATGAAGGAACGCCTCAGAAAGGTCTGGCTCCTCGTTTTCGCGCTCATAATCCACAACCTGCCCGAGGGGCTGGCGGTTGGAACGTCCCTCGTCTACAACCTCGAGGTCGGCCTCATCACGGCCATAGCGATAGGCATTCAGGACTTCCCCGAGGGAACCGTCGTCTCGCTCCCGCTCGCGGTCATACAGAAGAAGAGCCTCGGCCCGGTTCTAATTGGAGTGTTGAGCGGTTTGGCCGAGATGGTCATGGTAATCCTCGGCGCGGTCTTCTTCACTTCCTTCGCCTGGACGCTACCGTATGGCCTCGGCCTCGCCGGAGGGGCAATGCTCTACGTCACAGTGAAGGAGATGATTCCAGAAATATACAGGGGAGAGAAGAGCGAGACCCTCGTCACGCTGGGCTTCTTCGCGGGCTTCTACGTCATGCTCCTCCTCGATTCAGCCCTCGGATGA
- a CDS encoding dephospho-CoA kinase yields MIVIVTGMPGSGKSKIVKAFEKRGFPSVSLGDIVREETVKRGLELTKENVAKVSIRLRQELGQNAVAKLAVEKVRTLLEKSPLVVIDGVRSLDEVGTFRGAFPEEKIVIVAVHTPPKLRFERLKARGRHDDPQSWEDFEERDWKELRFGIGGVIAMADYMLINDGSKEEYEENVEALVEEIIRGLNRGGA; encoded by the coding sequence ATGATAGTAATAGTCACTGGAATGCCCGGTTCAGGTAAGAGCAAAATCGTCAAGGCCTTCGAGAAGAGGGGATTTCCAAGCGTTTCTCTCGGCGACATCGTCCGCGAGGAGACGGTAAAGCGGGGCCTCGAGCTCACGAAGGAAAACGTCGCCAAGGTGAGTATACGGCTGAGGCAGGAACTCGGTCAGAACGCCGTTGCCAAGCTTGCGGTCGAGAAGGTGAGGACCCTTCTGGAGAAGAGCCCGCTCGTGGTCATAGACGGCGTTCGCTCTCTTGACGAGGTGGGAACCTTCAGGGGAGCCTTTCCGGAGGAGAAAATCGTTATCGTCGCGGTCCACACACCGCCGAAGCTCCGCTTCGAGAGGCTCAAGGCCAGGGGAAGGCACGACGACCCCCAGAGCTGGGAGGACTTCGAAGAGAGAGACTGGAAGGAGCTCCGCTTTGGAATCGGTGGCGTTATAGCGATGGCAGACTACATGCTGATAAACGATGGGAGCAAGGAGGAATACGAGGAGAATGTAGAGGCCCTCGTCGAGGAAATCATCCGAGGGCTGAATCGAGGAGGAGCATGA